The Nocardiopsis composta genome includes the window GCGCCGACCTGGACGCCCCGGTCGTCTACCGGTTCATCCGCGACACCGTGTGGCTGGCCGCGGGCTGGTACCGGCCGGGCGGGCGGCTGAGCCCCGACGAGATCGCCGAGCAGTACCTGGCCCTGGTCCTGGAGGGGATCCGAGGGCGCTGACCAGCGAAGGAGGAGGAAGGTGGCCGAGGCCTACATCGTCGAGGCGGTCCGTACCCCGGTCGGCAGGCGCGGCGGCGGGCTCGCCGGCGTCCACCCCGCCGACCTGGGCGCGCACGCGCTGCAGGCGCTCATCGACCGGTCCGGCGCCGACCCCTCCGCCGTCGACGACGTGGTCTTCGGCTGCGTGGACACCCTCGGCCCGCAGGCCGGGGACATCGCCCGCACCGCCTGGCTGGCCGCCGGGCTGCCCGAGGAGGTGCCCGGGGTCACCGTCGACCGGCAGTGCGGCTCCTCCCAGCAGGCGGTGCACTTCGCCGCGCAGGCGGTGCTCTCCGGCACCGCCGACCTGGTGGTCGCCGGGGGAGTGCAGAGCATGTCCCAGGTCCCGATCGGCGCCGCGATGACCGCCGGCGATGCGCCCGGCCGCGCCGGTGGGCCGTTCCTCGGCTCCCGCGGCTGGGTGCGGCGCTACGGGACCGGCGAGGTCGACCAGTTCCGCGGCGCGGAGACGATCGCCGAGCAGTGGGGGCTGACCCGGGAGCGGATGGAGGACTACGCGCTGGAGTCGCACCGCAGGGCCGCCGCGGCCGCCGACGCCGGGCGGTTCGCCGCCGAGACCGCGCCCTGCTCAGGCGTCGCCGCGGACGAGGGTCCGCGCCGGGACACCACCCGGGAGAGGATGGCCGCGCTGCCGGAGCTGGTGCCCGGCGGGCGGCTCACCGCCGCGCTGGCCTCCCAGCTCTCCGACGCCGCGGCCGCGCTGCTGATCGCCTCGGAGCGGGCGGTTGCCGAGCACGGCCTCACCCCCCGCGCCCGCGTGCACCACCTCTCCGCGCGCGGCGAGGACCCGATCCGGATGCTCACCGCCCCCATCCCGGCCACCGCCCGCGCACTGCGGCGCACCGGGCTGTCCGTCGGCGACATCGACGTATTCGAGGTCAACGAGGCGTTCGCCTCGGTGGTCCTGGCCTGGCTCGCCGACACCGGCGCCGACCCGGCCCGGGTCAACCCGAACGGCGGCGCGATCGCCCTGGGCCACCCGCTCGGCGCCACCGGCGCCCGGATGATGACCACCCTGCTGCACGAACTGGAGCGCACCGGCGGCCGCTACGGCCTGCAGACCATGTGCGAGGGCGGCGGCCAGGCCAACGTCACCATCATCGAACGGCTCTGAACCGGGCGGCCCGCGATCCTGTTGCGGTGACGGCGCAGGGAGGGGTGGGGCTGAGGTGGTCACCCGGGTGCGGCATCTCGCGGAGCGAAGGTTCAGACGGGCGGCG containing:
- a CDS encoding acetyl-CoA C-acetyltransferase, translating into MAEAYIVEAVRTPVGRRGGGLAGVHPADLGAHALQALIDRSGADPSAVDDVVFGCVDTLGPQAGDIARTAWLAAGLPEEVPGVTVDRQCGSSQQAVHFAAQAVLSGTADLVVAGGVQSMSQVPIGAAMTAGDAPGRAGGPFLGSRGWVRRYGTGEVDQFRGAETIAEQWGLTRERMEDYALESHRRAAAAADAGRFAAETAPCSGVAADEGPRRDTTRERMAALPELVPGGRLTAALASQLSDAAAALLIASERAVAEHGLTPRARVHHLSARGEDPIRMLTAPIPATARALRRTGLSVGDIDVFEVNEAFASVVLAWLADTGADPARVNPNGGAIALGHPLGATGARMMTTLLHELERTGGRYGLQTMCEGGGQANVTIIERL